The segment AATTCAAAGTAGTAGCTCTTTCAGCAGGGAGAAATATAGACTTATTGACGGAGCAAGTTAGTCAACATAAACCAGAAGTTATTGCTATTGAGGATGAAAATCTTTTAACAGATTTAAAAAATAATATTAACAATTTAGGAATAAGTAATCCTCCTATAGTTTTAGGTGGTCGAGAGGCAATTAATTCAGTGGCAGCATGGGATTCTGCCGATACTGTAATTACTGGAATAGTAGGATGTGCTGGACTTATTCCGACGATGTCAGCTATTAAGGCTGGTAAAAATATTGCGCTTGCCAATAAAGAAACCTTAATTGCCGCGGGGTCTGTTGTTATACCTGCTTTAAAGGAAAGCAAAAGTAGACTTTTACCTGCGGACTCTGAGCATTCAGCTATCTTTCAATGCATACAAGGATTACCTAATTATGAAAATGCCGATTTTTCAACAGGTCAAATCCCAAATGGTTTAAAAGCTATTCATTTAACTGCATCAGGAGGTGCTTTTAGAGATTGGGAAGTAGAGGATTTAAAAAATGTCACAGTGGAAGATGCGACTTCCCATCCAAATTGGAGTATGGGGAGAAAAATAACTGTAGATTCTGCCACTCTTATGAACAAAGGATTGGAGGTTATTGAAGCACATTATCTTTTTGGGACGTCTTACGAAAATATTGAAATTGCTATACATCCTCAAAGTATTATTCATTCAATGATTGAGATGGAAGATTCTTCTGTCCTAGCTCAATTAGGATGGCCTGATATGAAGCTCCCAATTTTATATGCAATGAGTTGGCCAGAAAGGTTCAAAACTAATTGGAAAAGATTTAATTTAACTGAGATTGGGCAACTTACATTTAAAAAACCGGACGAAGTAAAATATCCATGTATGGGACTTGCATATTCAGCAGGGAAATGTTCAGGAACAATGCCTGCAGTACTTAATGCTGCAAATGAAATGGCAGTAGATCAATTTCTAAAAGAAAAAATTTCTTTTCAAGAAATTCCTATCTTTATAAATAAAACTTGTGAATCACATTTGAATAAAATCAACTTAAACCCAAAGTTAGAAGATATTCTAGAGGTTGATAATTGGGCGAGGATTTTTGTTCAAGAAGAGATAAAAAAAGGCAAAAAATATATCAACGTAGGTTAAAAAAAGTGAACGTTCAAAAGCACTTATTACTTTGTGCAACGCCTACAAAACAAAAATGTTTTAAAGGCGATGAAGGTAATAAGACTTGGGAATGTCTTAAAAAGACTTTAAAAAATTATGAGAATGATTCTTCTTCAAGAAATATACAAATAATGAGATCTAAAGTTGATTGTTTAAGAATATGTAAAAATGGACCAATTCTTCTTATTTGGCCTGATGGCATTTGGTACGAAAAAGTTTCTCCAGAAAAAGTATCAGAAATTTTCACCTCTCATGTAATTAATGGTAATCCAATCGAAAAGTGGATTTTTAAAAAAACTCCTTTTGAAAAATAATTTAAAAAAACATATATTATTTAAAGACTTAAAAGCCAATTCTTAACTGCTTCATCAGACCAACAACCATTATTTGAATGAAAACCATTATGACCTCCCTTATTAGTTATTAGAATAGTTAATTTATCAAATGATTCATTCAAAGAGTTTTTCAAATTTAAAGTAGATTGATATGGAACCCAAGGATCATCCTTAGCATGGATTAAAAGAGTAGGGGGAAGATTCTTAATTAAATTTTGAATTCTAAATATAGGTGAAGATTGATAATAATAATCCTCTAAAGATTTGAACCCCCAACTAGGTGCAGTGAAATTTGCATCAAATTCTCCTATCGTTTTTAAACCTTTAATTTTTTTACTCAAGCTACTTTTAGGAAATAAAATCCCTTCGTTTTTAAATCCATCCCATAATTGCCTTTTCAAACGTTGCATTAACCATTTTTGATATAAAAAATTTCGAGGTCTTTCTATACAATTGCTGCAAGATAATAAATCTAAAGGGCTACTAACACAAGCCAATCCATCTAATAATTTTCTTCTATTTCTTGATCTGTAGTCTAAGCAGGCATTAAGAAGAATAGTTCCTCCTAAAGATAATCCAACTCCAAATATAGGTAAATCTTCTTTATTTTTTAAAGAATCTTTAAATTCAGAATTAAGAAGTTGCCTAAAATTTTTAAGACCCAAAATAATATCATTCGAACATCTTGCGGAATAATTCCCTTTCGCCAAATATCTAGCTGAACCAGCCCCTCTAAGATTTAATTTAATAACTCCAAATCCATTATTAACTAACTTTCTAGCAATTCGTTTTAAACCAAAACGCCTAGTAGATCCCCCTAATCCATGAGTAATAAGAACAATTCCTTTTAAACAATCTAAGTTTTCTGGTAACTCTAAGAACCCTAAGAGATAATCACCCTCAAATTTTTCTGAGAGAATATTATTTATTGGTAAAAGTATTTTTTTATTTGTTTTAGCTTGGAGAAAATCAAAAATAAATGTATCTCTTAAAGTTTGAAGGTCCCCTCCAATCCAAGGGAAAGCCTGTCTAAAAGGTCTTTTGTTTATATAATCTGAAAACTTAAATGAGAGATTACTATTTATCGCCAACTCCTAGATCCTTTAATTCTCCAATTAACTCACTTAAAACTTTCTTGGCATCACCAAAAACCATTGAGGTATTTGGCAAGTCAAACAAATCATTTTTTATCCCCGAATAACCAGCGCTCATCCCTCTTTTTATTACAAAGACTGTTCTTGCTTCTTGGACATCAAGAACAGGCATTCCATATAAAGGAGAACTCTTGTCATTTTTTGCTTGTGGATTAACAACATCATTTGCCCCTAAGACCAAAACAACATCTGTTGCTGGGAATTCAGGATTAACAACATCCATTTCTTTGAGTTGTTCATAAGGAACATCTGCTTCTGCCAAAAGAACATTCATATGTCCTGGCATTCTGCCTGCTACAGGATGAATCGCATATACAACTTCAATACCATTTTGTTCTAGTTTTTTTGTTACTTCTCTCAAAGTATGTTGTGCTTGAGCCACAGCAAGACCATATCCGGGAACAACGATTACCCTATTTGCTGCCTCTAATGTTAATGCACATTCTTCAACACTACAGGAAGTTATATTTGTATATTCCCCTGATCCAGAAGATGTAGTAGTTTGTGCAGATAAAGAGCCTCCAAAAAGGACAGAAATCAGAGATCTGTTCATTCCTTTGCACATTACCTGAGTTAATATCAAGCCTGCTGCTCCCACCATTGCTCCAGCCACAATTAAAAGCTGACTGTCTACTACAAAACCTGCAGCTGCAGCTGCGATACCTGAATAGCTATTTAAAAGAGATATAACAACCGGCATATCTGCACCACCAATTGGCAAAGTTACCCCAATTCCTAAAAGAGTGGAGGCTATAACCAAAAGCCAAATCGAACTAACATTACCGCTTATTAGGTATATGAAAGATATCAATGAAGTTACTCCAAAAACAATGTTTACAAAATGTCTAGCTTTAACCTGAGTCCATCCAGGAGTGGACAGCCAACCTTGTAATTTAGCCATTGCCACGATTGAACCTGAAAAAGTAATCGCACCAACAAATATTGAGACTGAAATTGAAGCATCATTAATAAAAGGTTCTAAAGATCCTGCTTTCGCCACTTCATTAAAAGGGAATAAAAACGCACCAATAGCTACCAATAGAGAAGACATTCCACCAAAACCATTGAACAAAGCTACAGTCTCTGGCATTGATGTCATTGGCACCTTCTTAGCAAGTAAAGTTCCTAACAAACTTCCCACTAAGGATCCAACAATGATCCATGCCCATGATTGAGCTGGGATTCCAGAAGTACCTAGATAGTAGGAGAGTAAACCTACAACAGAAAGCAACATAGCAAATGCTGCTAATATATTCGCTTCTCTAGCAGACCTAACTTTTGATAACCCTTTTATACCAAGTGCTAATAAAAGAACTGCTAGAAGATCTATAACGAATTTAATAATATCAGGAAGATTCATTTTATGTACTTAATTATTTATTTTTTTTTGTAGGTTTACGACTAAACATGGCAAGCATTCTATCCGTTACAAAAAAACCACCTACAACGTTAAAAAGAGCAAATCCAAGAGATATTGATCCGATTATTAATAACGGACTATTTGGCTCTGCTTTTATAATTGCAGTTAATGCTGCCAACATTGTTATACCTGAGATGGCATTTGCCCCACTCATTAAAGGTGTATGAAGTGTTGGAGGTACTTTTCCTATTAATTCCAGACCTAATAAACTTCCAAGCAACAAAACCCAGAGTAAGCTATCAAAATTCATAATTTAATTAAGACCTCAATTTTCAAAAACTTTATTTTGAAGGATAACTCCTTCATTACTTAATAAACAGCCAGAGATTAATTCATCCTCTTTATCTAGATTAATTACACCATCTTTTATGAAAGGTGTAATCAGAGATGTGAGGTTCTTAGCATAAAGTGTACTTGCATCATAAGGAACAGATGATGGTAACTCGCCTGCTCCTATTAGCTTTACGCCATTCCTAATAATAGTTTCATTAGATTTTGTTCCTTCGCAATTACCTCCTTGAGATACGGCTAAATCAATAACTACTGCTCCAGGTCGCATCTTTTCAATCATATGAGAATCGATTAAAACTGGAGCTTTTTTACCTAAGACTTGAGCAGTACAAACAGCAACATCAGCTTCGGATAAATATTTAGTTAACGTAGCCTTTTGTTTAGAAAGGAATTCAGGCGTAACTGCTTTTGCATAACCACCTGATTCGCCTGGTTTTTCATCAATTTCAGGAAGTTCTATAAATCTTGCTCCAAGAGATTCAACTTGCTCTTTTACAGCTGGCCTAATATCTGACACGAAAACAATAGCTCCAAGTCTTTTTGCAGTGGCAACTGCCTGCAATCCTGCGACTCCTCCACCAAGAACAACAACTTTCGCAGGCTGTACAGTTCCTGCTGCAGTCATAAGCATCGGAAAATATCTATCAAGTTCACTTGCTGCTAAAAGGACTGCTTTATATCCTGCGATATTGGCTTGAGAAGAAAGTACATCCGATGATTGAGCTCTACTAATCCTTGGAAGTAATTCCATTGATAAAGCTGAGATCTTTTTACTAGTTATAGTTTTTTGAAGTTTTTCATTAGCATATGGATTTAAAAGGCCTAGCAGAATAGCACCTTTTTTTAACTTGCTTAAATTAGATTCAGAAGGAGTTTGAACACAAAAAATAACATCCGCATTCTCCCAAATATTTATATTAGATTTACTAACAATTTCACCTCCAGATTCTTTGTATAAAGTGTCGTTAAACCCTGATAGTTCTCCTGCTGAACTTTCTACAAAAACTTCGCATCCAAGACCCTTTAATTTTTTTACAGCTGAGGGAGTAGCTGAAACTCTTCTCTCTCCAGAGGCTGTTTCAATAGGAATGAGTATCTTTGTCAATTTATAGTAGTTTTAAACATACTAAAGATAATTTGAATAAAGTCAAAAGTCTTGGAGTTTGAGTTTTGTTAAAAATATATTTTCTTTTCTTTTAATCATGGCTATGAAAAATATATAAGTATTAAAAATCTAATGAGCATAAAAGCTATCGAATGCCCAGATGGAGTTTGTCATAGTCATCATGGAGGCCATGCTGTTCCAAGACAAACCATGCAGAGAAACTTAGAAAAACATGGTAAAGACTGGTGTGAAAAACTAGCTGAAAGAATTTATGAAATGTCAGTTGACACCTATTCTCAAACAGTAATGCCTAGCCTTCATTCATCAGGATGGCAAAGAAGACATCTAGATTGGGAATTTAAATTAGCCGAAAATGACTCTGAACCTGATGAAGCTCTTGTTGAAGGAATCATAAATGCTACTGAAAGTTTTCTTAGAAGCAGTGAGGTGCATAGATTATTCATACAAGAACTCGTACAGGGTACGTTTGAAGAAGCGAATGATAAAAAAATAATTTCTAAGGCTATAAAGTCTATTATCGAAGAGGAAATAGTTATTTCGTTAAGAGAAAAAAAAGAAATTCTTTTAAGAAAAATATCATCAAAATTAGTTTCTGAAGAAAAAGTTAGCGAGGAGCTCGCAATAAATTCAGCGAAAGAAGGATTTGATGAAGTTGAAAGGTTACTCGTAAATCATACAGAGGCAGTTTAGACCTAATTCTTTATATTTTGTTTATATTCACAGCAAATATAGGCTCAAATATTAACTAATTATTAAATTATTGTTTGAAAGTACAAAGTTGTAACTTATTAGACAATGATTAAAGCAATCCATATGCTTACCTATAGTCAATTCTAAATCAGGAAATGACTAATTTTATAAGAAAAAGAATTGATGTAGCAACCTGCTGGGCAACCAACAGGATATCAGTAATGGATACTCTTGAAAAATACGAGGATAGTTACGCAATTGCAGAGGAGTTCAGAGAATGGATATTGCATATTGGTGAGGAAAATGAAAACCTAAAAAGTTCTGTATTAAATTTCCCTAATGAATTAAAAGAATTATTAAATCAAAAGATAAATGAAAACTTAATCGAGTGAAATCCGACCTTCATAAATTGGGTTAATTGATTAATATTAGAGAAATAAATATTTAAATGGAAACAAAAGTAAAAGAAGACAATGTTGAAAATTTAGTAATAATAGGTTCTGGTCCAGCAGGTTATACAGCTGCTATATACGCAGCACGTGCAAACCTTCAACCTCTTTTAGTAACGGGATTTAATTCTGGTGGAATTCCAGGTGGTCAATTAATGACAACTACTTTCGTTGAAAACTATCCTGGTTTTCCTGATGGAGTATTAGGTCCTGAATTAATGGATTTAATGAAAGCTCAAGCCGAAAGATGGGGAACAAATCTATATGAGAGTGATGTTATTTCAATTGATACCAGTAAAAGTCCTTTTGAGTTAAAAACCTTAGAAGGAAGCATTAAATCCAATTCAATTATTATCGCAACTGGCGCAAGTGCTAATAGGTTAGGTGTTATAAATGAAGATAAATTTTGGAGCAAAGGGATAAGTGCTTGCGCAATTTGTGATGGAGCGACTCCACAGTTTAGAAATGAAGAATTAGCAGTTATTGGAGGCGGAGATTCTGCATGTGAAGAAGCTGCATATCTCACAAAATATGGTAGCAAGGTGCATTTACTCGTCAGATCCGAAAAACTCAGAGCTAGTGCCGCAATGATAGATAGAGTAAAAGCTAATTCAAAGATTGAAATACACTGGAACACAAAAGTAGAGAAAGCTAATGGTACTGATTGGCTTGAAAACGTTGAAACCATTAATTCACATAAAGGTAACGTCGAAATTAAAGTTAAAGGACTTTTTTATGCTATTGGACACACACCTAATACAAAGTTTTTAAATAATAAAATTGAATTAGATAAAAAAGGATATATTGCTTGTAATTCTGGAAGACCAGAAACTTCAATAGAAGGTATATTTGCGGCTGGCGATGTTGTAGATTCTGAGTGGAGACAAGGGGTTACAGCTGCTGGTACAGGATGTATGGCAGCATTAGCTGCTGAAAGATGGTTAGCAGAGAAGAATTTATCAAAAATAATTGTTAGAGAAACAAGCGAACCAGAGAAAACATTGTCTTCATCAAGTTTTAATGAAGAGGTGACAAATGAAGATACTTTCAATTTAAATTCCGAATGGCAAAAAGGTAGTTACGCACTGAGGAAGCTTTATCATGAGAGTAATAAACCAATATTAGTTATTTTTAGCTCACCAAGTTGTGGACCATGCCATGTATTAAAACCACAACTTAAAAGAGTGATTAAGGAATTTGATGGAGCTGTACAAGGTATAGAAATTGATATAGATAAAGATCAAGAAATCGCTAAACAAGCAGGAATAAATGGAACTCCTACAATACAATTATTTAAAGACAAATTACTTAAAAAACAATGGCAGGGTGTTAAACAACGTAGTGAATTCAAAGAAGCGATACAAAATATCATCTGATTAAATTATTTATTAT is part of the Prochlorococcus marinus subsp. pastoris str. CCMP1986 genome and harbors:
- a CDS encoding NAD(P)(+) transhydrogenase (Re/Si-specific) subunit beta; translation: MNLPDIIKFVIDLLAVLLLALGIKGLSKVRSAREANILAAFAMLLSVVGLLSYYLGTSGIPAQSWAWIIVGSLVGSLLGTLLAKKVPMTSMPETVALFNGFGGMSSLLVAIGAFLFPFNEVAKAGSLEPFINDASISVSIFVGAITFSGSIVAMAKLQGWLSTPGWTQVKARHFVNIVFGVTSLISFIYLISGNVSSIWLLVIASTLLGIGVTLPIGGADMPVVISLLNSYSGIAAAAAGFVVDSQLLIVAGAMVGAAGLILTQVMCKGMNRSLISVLFGGSLSAQTTTSSGSGEYTNITSCSVEECALTLEAANRVIVVPGYGLAVAQAQHTLREVTKKLEQNGIEVVYAIHPVAGRMPGHMNVLLAEADVPYEQLKEMDVVNPEFPATDVVLVLGANDVVNPQAKNDKSSPLYGMPVLDVQEARTVFVIKRGMSAGYSGIKNDLFDLPNTSMVFGDAKKVLSELIGELKDLGVGDK
- a CDS encoding (2Fe-2S) ferredoxin domain-containing protein, which produces MNVQKHLLLCATPTKQKCFKGDEGNKTWECLKKTLKNYENDSSSRNIQIMRSKVDCLRICKNGPILLIWPDGIWYEKVSPEKVSEIFTSHVINGNPIEKWIFKKTPFEK
- a CDS encoding NAD(P) transhydrogenase subunit alpha, producing MNFDSLLWVLLLGSLLGLELIGKVPPTLHTPLMSGANAISGITMLAALTAIIKAEPNSPLLIIGSISLGFALFNVVGGFFVTDRMLAMFSRKPTKKNK
- a CDS encoding YheT family hydrolase — protein: MAINSNLSFKFSDYINKRPFRQAFPWIGGDLQTLRDTFIFDFLQAKTNKKILLPINNILSEKFEGDYLLGFLELPENLDCLKGIVLITHGLGGSTRRFGLKRIARKLVNNGFGVIKLNLRGAGSARYLAKGNYSARCSNDIILGLKNFRQLLNSEFKDSLKNKEDLPIFGVGLSLGGTILLNACLDYRSRNRRKLLDGLACVSSPLDLLSCSNCIERPRNFLYQKWLMQRLKRQLWDGFKNEGILFPKSSLSKKIKGLKTIGEFDANFTAPSWGFKSLEDYYYQSSPIFRIQNLIKNLPPTLLIHAKDDPWVPYQSTLNLKNSLNESFDKLTILITNKGGHNGFHSNNGCWSDEAVKNWLLSL
- a CDS encoding Re/Si-specific NAD(P)(+) transhydrogenase subunit alpha, coding for MTKILIPIETASGERRVSATPSAVKKLKGLGCEVFVESSAGELSGFNDTLYKESGGEIVSKSNINIWENADVIFCVQTPSESNLSKLKKGAILLGLLNPYANEKLQKTITSKKISALSMELLPRISRAQSSDVLSSQANIAGYKAVLLAASELDRYFPMLMTAAGTVQPAKVVVLGGGVAGLQAVATAKRLGAIVFVSDIRPAVKEQVESLGARFIELPEIDEKPGESGGYAKAVTPEFLSKQKATLTKYLSEADVAVCTAQVLGKKAPVLIDSHMIEKMRPGAVVIDLAVSQGGNCEGTKSNETIIRNGVKLIGAGELPSSVPYDASTLYAKNLTSLITPFIKDGVINLDKEDELISGCLLSNEGVILQNKVFEN
- a CDS encoding 1-deoxy-D-xylulose-5-phosphate reductoisomerase, with the translated sequence MKYITVLGSTGSIGTQTLEIVSELPDKFKVVALSAGRNIDLLTEQVSQHKPEVIAIEDENLLTDLKNNINNLGISNPPIVLGGREAINSVAAWDSADTVITGIVGCAGLIPTMSAIKAGKNIALANKETLIAAGSVVIPALKESKSRLLPADSEHSAIFQCIQGLPNYENADFSTGQIPNGLKAIHLTASGGAFRDWEVEDLKNVTVEDATSHPNWSMGRKITVDSATLMNKGLEVIEAHYLFGTSYENIEIAIHPQSIIHSMIEMEDSSVLAQLGWPDMKLPILYAMSWPERFKTNWKRFNLTEIGQLTFKKPDEVKYPCMGLAYSAGKCSGTMPAVLNAANEMAVDQFLKEKISFQEIPIFINKTCESHLNKINLNPKLEDILEVDNWARIFVQEEIKKGKKYINVG
- the trxB gene encoding thioredoxin-disulfide reductase: METKVKEDNVENLVIIGSGPAGYTAAIYAARANLQPLLVTGFNSGGIPGGQLMTTTFVENYPGFPDGVLGPELMDLMKAQAERWGTNLYESDVISIDTSKSPFELKTLEGSIKSNSIIIATGASANRLGVINEDKFWSKGISACAICDGATPQFRNEELAVIGGGDSACEEAAYLTKYGSKVHLLVRSEKLRASAAMIDRVKANSKIEIHWNTKVEKANGTDWLENVETINSHKGNVEIKVKGLFYAIGHTPNTKFLNNKIELDKKGYIACNSGRPETSIEGIFAAGDVVDSEWRQGVTAAGTGCMAALAAERWLAEKNLSKIIVRETSEPEKTLSSSSFNEEVTNEDTFNLNSEWQKGSYALRKLYHESNKPILVIFSSPSCGPCHVLKPQLKRVIKEFDGAVQGIEIDIDKDQEIAKQAGINGTPTIQLFKDKLLKKQWQGVKQRSEFKEAIQNII